The following is a genomic window from Bordetella sp. H567.
TAGATGTGAAGGACTTTTATCCTTCCATTACCGTAGCCGCTGTTAAAAAGATATTTCAATACTTCTGCAAGTTTCCGGCGGAGGTCGCAGAAACTTTGGCGGGCTTATGTTGCCTCAACGGAAGAGTGCCGCAGGGCGCGTGCACCAGCTCGCACCTCGCAAATTTGGTACTACATGACGAAGAATACCATCTTGCCCAGTACTGTAAGAACAAGGGGTGGACCTATACGAGGTTGCTGGACGATATCAGTGTGTCGTCAAAGGCCGAATTCGATGTCAAAGAAATCGACGCGATCATAAGGAAGGTCAAATACATGCTCGGCAAGTCCGCGCTCAAGTTGAATAATAGAAAGACTCGGGTGCTTACGAAGGCGAATCCGGTCAACTTGATGGAGGTCACCGGCCTTTGGCTTAATAGAGGGGTACCTCGGGCACATCGCGCCGACCGCAATACTATCCGGGGTGAAGTCCATCAATGTGAAGTCGCTGCGCGGGACAGTCGTACGGAGAAGCAATACCACGAATTGCACAACCGAGTATCGGGGCGAGTAGCGAAATTATCATACTTGAAACACGCTAACTCGCGGGAGTATCGGGAAAGGCTTCGTTCTGTCCTGCCTCTTTACGACGAACATCAAGCTACAAACTTATTGAAGCAAGCCCGGTATATGGCGAAGACAAAGACAAATATAAGAAAGACGCCCGCATACTGCAAAAAATATTTTATTC
Proteins encoded in this region:
- a CDS encoding reverse transcriptase family protein, whose translation is MDLGILRNTIRTIDKHYHPHSIPKKNGGSRIIHIPTTHLKTIQKRINRQIFDNVIYPSYLFGGVREKDYVRNTSEHGGCNALVALDVKDFYPSITVAAVKKIFQYFCKFPAEVAETLAGLCCLNGRVPQGACTSSHLANLVLHDEEYHLAQYCKNKGWTYTRLLDDISVSSKAEFDVKEIDAIIRKVKYMLGKSALKLNNRKTRVLTKANPVNLMEVTGLWLNRGVPRAHRADRNTIRGEVHQCEVAARDSRTEKQYHELHNRVSGRVAKLSYLKHANSREYRERLRSVLPLYDEHQATNLLKQARYMAKTKTNIRKTPAYCKKYFILQHRLNILMRTDRGAAGKIRAILTTCRPAIASASAYIE